From Theileria annulata chromosome 1, complete sequence, *** SEQUENCING IN PROGRESS ***, one genomic window encodes:
- a CDS encoding (subtelomeric) ABC-transporter protein family member, putative (Tap152h01.q1c.C.cand.22 - score = 54.35;~SMART 5 transmembrane domains at aa 143-165, 178-200, 288-310, 317-339 and 444-466; ZnF_NFX (SM00438) at aa 242-264, E()=0.00e+00; 2 AAA (SM00382) domains at aa 548-747, E()=3.31e-01; 1264-1498, E()=8.15e-02; pfam:ABC_membrane (PF00664) at aa 847-1135, E()=5.90e-03;~10 probable transmembrane helices predicted for TA03000 by TMHMM2.0 at aa 143-165, 178-200, 288-310, 317-339, 444-466, 837-859, 900-922, 976-998, 1002-1021 and 1085-1107), with translation MSRYGNFHKGFTGSKCYSIGNDSTHHYWKSESYSKTYFKKNTFFLKFRYYDTSSVLKYLFFHWVAKWAYLLSKQYVEPYKLHPLPVGDQVLHWYPIFSKHISDGMLRLESYETRQYGYPSTKPSRSVLLRALLLTFWKRTLFGLLGIVVTNVLSMSIAILIKHLLTILNTKSFTLLKIFLFLFSIIGLQIVDGLLTANFFFYLNILRLIWEYSVAISLFQHGLSHRRNFFNNINGSNFLNVCNSILHSCSPDSDCSKNPLFCPARRYQNKDITPNMFTFESYDCYYVSLFIESAIPIVNFLSNFIYGIILISTQIKINVWVLFLVGSFFTFMLIVVEIINTFMFHFVCLVKDYRISECIEIISELPLINKLLYDDIAINIITETRNSELLLILVRMFLTAFNKSLCVICNNLSFFVLMSYFVKSVRDAEVITEIDTAGFLSSFYIYFRIINSMFMLPSAFAKLACSYVSYNRVNQYLTECSPNFYISDNKFTGSTNMSSEVPDVTNDIDKDVVVLYKDASFSWVNNRKDFVNMNNEVYLKKVKFQLKSGEIAIITGSQGCGKSNFIKSVLGEMTLVSGCMAVVPLHTSMPIFYASEYIWLKEGTIRSNITFGHRFDEDIYNDVLKAIELESDISSWEKGDFRVISDNAHSLSCGQRVRMEMARAIYAYLIFSKVNKDYNCQCSFLMCLDSQFHGLDPYVSRKVFHNLFNAQTGLLVKDDLAVILSSSLTLLNKCIRTSDLVNFPNIPIYEIENKSLYFHCYLSDVFSSKKTLNGFEYITSPSGPYKLNFFTNDMLKLCYSTSIDRYGRRFVTKSKYKKSFNQIVKTDHSEDKFNPYLVYFKAAGFTFILFIIFSLASSIMDNSKFILATNLTDYISNKNKDFNDGLSIDFSEVKSHSNSALNTILIIVNIIIVGSLLSTLLFTLSSLMAAKRIHEYCLNSVFKNSSSVIKIKKQINQIITYFSSDIIFIDQYIGDSIYIAFLSFIQTIISIGTLFYTIPLSIPFIFISLVLAFEFAALKIIKSFKNIQLGSLETMSHVNSSCEDAMLGSQIYRSFKKEWELVNDVIERNDYKSRCWYLVKGVNSWIIISFNWLFSLTTALFLTALIIFDKFTTYKMNVGYFGLGLSLSSSAIKSFNNCSFSFARLQVFMCSARRFQCFIPPGTKCIFDKFRNVHEEDIVINSSKPNLKMNKKSLLKRRVLEFKETKPNLIKRMMFRPKINFTDICKYLPSEHSGVVFKHLCVYTSSQMNEEGLILNDINASPSRSDIIGIIGRTGAGKTTLLSVLQNTIRYRSGQVLLDGRDLQDIPKSVIRHIIGVLPQLPFVFKGWTIRRFLDPRRLFSDDEINDALDNCDLLEFVNNLHGGRKLDTIIMPKPLKLKNTKDQSLRESFNKGKEPFSEESSVTLDDLSSVGTMLSVTQLRTLWFAKLVLYRHQYRMLIIDEPPSDNCSEHGFQVQDIGIPIYQLLDKYFKHCTCFVTAHYAKVLKSCTSVWVMHNGKLIKTCKASEVSKNESISNIIEEMVNKYSN, from the coding sequence ATGTCACGATATGGAAACTTTCATAAAGGGTTCACTGGATCTAAATGTTACTCCATTGGTAATGATTCAACTCATCATTACTGGAAAAGTGAATCTTACTCCAAGACctattttaaaaagaacacattttttttaaaatttaggtATTATGACACCAGCAGTGTTTTGAAATACCTTTTCTTTCACTGGGTAGCTAAATGGGCCTATCTTCTTTCCAAACAATATGTAGAGCCATATAAGCTACATCCACTTCCTGTTGGTGACCAGGTCCTACATTGGTAtccaattttttcaaaacaTATTAGTGATGGTATGCTTAGATTGGAATCATATGAAACTAGGCAATATGGATACCCAAGTACCAAACCATCTAGGTCTGTTCTCCTTCGTGCATTGTTATTGACATTTTGGAAACGAACATTATTTGGTTTACTTGGCATTGTCGTTACTAATGTTCTTAGTATGAGCATTGCAATTTTGATTAAACATCTTTTGACAATTTTGAACACTAAGTCGTTTACTCTCCTGAAAATATTTCTGTTTCTATTCTCTATAATAGGTTTACAAATTGTAGATGGGTTATTGACCGCaaatttctttttttatctaaataTACTAAGGCTTATATGGGAGTACTCAGTTGCCATAAGTTTGTTCCAACATGGCTTATCTCATAGGCGAAACTTctttaataacattaatGGATCAAACTTCTTGAACGTTTGTAACAGTATCTTACATAGTTGCTCTCCTGATTCTGATTGTTCAAAAAACCCATTGTTTTGTCCTGCAAGAAGATACCAAAACAAAGATATTACTCCTAACATGTTCACTTTTGAATCATATGATTGTTATTATGTTTCTTTGTTTATTGAATCTGCAATACCAATTGTCAACTTCTTGTCCAACTTCATTTATGgaataatattgatttcGACTCAGATTAAGATTAATGTATGGGTCTTGTTCTTGGTTGGATCATTTTTCACATTCATGTTGATCGTTGTTGAGATCATAAATACTTTTATGTTTCACTTTGTTTGTCTTGTTAAGGATTATAGGATTTCAGAatgtattgaaattatatctGAGTTACCTCTGATCAACAAATTACTTTATGATGATATTGctattaacattattactGAGACTAGAAATAGTGAGCTACTATTAATTTTGGTTCGGATGTTCTTAACAGCTTTCAATAAGTCTTTGTGTGTTATATGCAACAATTTGTCGTTCTTTGTCTTGATGagttattttgtaaaatcaGTTAGGGATGCAGAGGTTATTACTGAAATTGATACGGCTGGCTTCTTGTCATCATTTTACATATATTTCAGGATTATCAACTCAATGTTCATGTTACCCTCTGCATTTGCGAAATTAGCTTGCTCTTACGTTTCATACAATAGAGTTAATCAGTATCTTACCGAATGTTCTCCTAACTTTTACATTAGTGACAACAAATTCACAGGCTCTACAAATATGTCCTCCGAAGTTCCAGATGTAACTAATGACATTGACAAGGATGTAGTAGTTTTATATAAGGATGCCTCTTTCTCATGGGTCAATAACAGAAAGGATTTTGTCAATATGAATAATGAGGTTTATTTGAAGAAAGTAAAATTCCAGCTTAAGAGTGGTGAGATTGCAATAATTACAGGTTCTCAAGGTTGTGGTAAATCTAACTTCATCAAATCTGTTCTAGGTGAAATGACACTGGTCAGTGGTTGTATGGCTGTAGTTCCTCTCCATACATCAATGCCTATATTTTATGCCTCTGAATATATATGGCTCAAAGAAGGAACCATTAGATCAAACATAACATTTGGACATAGGTTTGATGAGGATATTTATAACGATGTTCTAAAAGCCATTGAACTGGAATCTGATATATCATCTTGGGAGAAGGGTGACTTTAGAGTTATTTCAGATAATGCTCATTCACTCAGTTGTGGTCAGAGAGTTAGGATGGAGATGGCTAGAGCCATTTATGCTTATCTTATATTTAGTAAAGTTAACAAGGATTATAATTGCCAATGTTCATTCCTGATGTGCCTTGATTCACAATTCCATGGGTTGGACCCTTACGTATCTAGAAAAGTTTTCCATAACCTATTCAATGCTCAGACTGGACTGCTTGTTAAGGATGATTTAGCTGTTATCCTTTCATCATCACTAACATTGCTTAATAAGTGTATTAGAACTTCCGACCTTGTCAACTTCCCTAATATCCCCATATACGAAATTGAGAATAAATCCCTTTATTTCCATTGTTATTTGTCAGATGTTTTTAGCAGCAAAAAAACACTGAACGGTTTTGAATATATCACATCACCATCAGGTCCATATAAGCTTAACTTCTTCACTAATGACATGCTAAAACTATGTTATTCAACTTCCATTGATAGGTATGGAAGACGTTTTGTTACTAAGTCTAAGTATAAGAAGTCATTTAACCAAATTGTTAAAACTGATCACTCCgaagataaatttaatccaTACCTAGTGTATTTCAAAGCAGCTGGTTTTACCTTTATTTTGTTCATAATATTTTCGCTTGCATCAAGTATTATGGATAACTCCAAATTCATCCTCGCAACCAATCTTACGGATTATATATccaataaaaataaagacTTCAATGATGGTCTCTCTATTGACTTTTCAGAAGTTAAATCACACAGTAACTCTGCACTGAATACAATACTTATCATTgttaacattattattgttgGTTCCTTATTGTCAACCCTGTTATTTACTTTATCGAGTTTGATGGCCGCGAAAAGAATTCACGAATATTGTCTCAACTCAGTGTTTAAGAATAGTTCATCAGTAATCAAAATCAAGAAACAAATTAACCAAATCATAACTTATTTTTCATCagatattatttttattgatCAATATATTGGAGATAGTATTTATATTGCATTTCTATCATTCATTCAGACTATCATTTCTATTGGAACACTATTCTACACAATTCCCTTATCaattccatttatttttatatcattGGTATTGGCCTTTGAATTTGCGGCATTGAAGATTATTAAGTCATTTAAGAACATTCAACTGGGATCACTAGAAACCATGTCACATGTCAATTCATCATGTGAGGATGCTATGCTGGGATCGCAAATTTACAGAAGTTTTAAAAAGGAATGGGAATTGGTTAATGATGTTATCGAAAGAAATGATTACAAATCTCGATGTTGGTATTTGGTTAAGGGAGTGAATTCTTGGATTATCATATCCTTTAATTGGTTATTCTCTCTTACAACAGCTCTATTCCTTACAGCTCTGAtcatatttgataaatttacaacCTACAAAATGAATGTTGGTTACTTTGGGTTAGGTCTATCACTGAGTAGCAGTGCCATTAAATCATTCAACAATTGCTCATTCTCCTTCGCCAGGTTACAAGTTTTTATGTGTTCTGCTAGAAGATTCCAGTGTTTTATTCCACCTGGCACCAAGTGTATATTTGATAAGTTCCGTAATGTTCATGAAGAGGACATAGTTATCAATTCTAGCAAACCAAATTTGAAGATGAATAAGAAGTCGTTACTTAAGAGAAGGGTACTTGAATTCAAAGAGACAAAACccaatttaataaagagGATGATGTTTAGACCAAAAATTAACTTCACTGATATTTGCAAATATCTTCCATCTGAACATAGTGGTGTAGTATTCAAGCATCTTTGTGTGTATACATCATCTCAGATGAATGAGGAAGGTCTTATCCTGAATGACATAAATGCATCACCATCTAGGTCTGATATTATTGGTATCATTGGCAGAACTGGAGCTGGTAAGACAACTCTATTATCAGTTCTACAAAATACCATAAGATATAGATCTGGTCAAGTATTGCTGGATGGCAGAGATTTGCAAGATATTCCCAAAAGTGTCATTAGGCACATTATTGGTGTTCTTCCTCAACTTCCATTTGTTTTCAAGGGTTGGACCATCAGAAGGTTCTTGGATCCAAGGAGGCTATTTAGTGATGATGAGATTAATGACGCCCTGGATAACTGTGATCTCCTTGAGTTTGTCAATAACCTTCACGGTGGAAGAAAATTAGATACTATAATTATGCCTAAACccttaaaattaaagaatacAAAAGACCAATCTTTAAGAGAATCCTTTAACAAGGGTAAGGAGCCTTTCTCTGAAGAAAGTTCAGTGACGTTAGATGACCTTAGCTCAGTAGGTACAATGTTATCTGTAACTCAGCTCAGAACCCTTTGGTTTGCCAAGCTAGTATTATACAGACATCAGTATAGGATGTTAATCATTGATGAACCTCCATCTGATAATTGTTCAGAACATGGATTTCAGGTTCAAGATATTGGCATACCCATCTACCAATTATTGgacaaatatttcaaacatTGTACATGTTTTGTTACAGCACATTATGCCAAAGTCCTTAAATCTTGTACATCAGTTTGGGTAATGCATAATGGTAAACTTATAAAGACATGTAAGGCCTCAGAAGTATCCAAAAATGAATCGATATCAAACATCATAGAGGAGATGGTCAACAAATATTCAAACTAA
- a CDS encoding uncharacterized protein (Tap152h01.q1c.C.cand.21 - score = 30.54;~SMART ZnF_NFX (SM00438) at aa 95-112, E()=0.00e+00), translating into MVTDSDLLVGVKLTKLKNTNYLGTLNNSSNNNFSNNSSNDSPKFVYDNHENGSSNPPKDGGNKVNIWDYINSLEKKNRCLNCEKHHFKNKETKVCTKCSPICKRFKCIHCKEEFAAHKFCKKAEKIYKRTLCLNCAKNIATYNSDPKLCRYCNCWASWRESSECDRCFKFLEKFGNPTNCEMCNKNSSFNTENNLNKIYNNLKLCYLCIYEFKKNDYYMKKKFKKHKKPQDGQPENK; encoded by the coding sequence ATGGTTACTGACTCTGATCTTCTAGTCGGCGTCAAACTAACAAAACTAAAGAATACAAACTACTTAGGCACCCTTAATAACTCTTCAAACAACAATTTTTCTAACAATTCTTCCAATGACTCACCCAAATTCGTCTACGACAACCATGAAAACGGTTCTTCCAACCCCCCAAAAGACGGTGGCAATAAAGTGAATATCTGGGACTATATAAACTCCTTGGAAAAAAAGAATCGATGCTTAAACTGCGAGAAGCAccattttaaaaacaagGAAACAAAGGTATGCACAAAATGCTCTCCCATCTGCAAACGATTCAAGTGTATTCACTGCAAGGAGGAGTTTGCCGCACACAAATTTTGCAAAAAAGCCGAAAAGATCTACAAAAGGACTCTCTGCCTGAACTGCGCCAAGAACATTGCAACCTACAACAGCGACCCTAAGCTCTGCCGCTACTGCAACTGCTGGGCCTCGTGGCGCGAGAGTTCCGAGTGTGACCGCTGTTTTAAATTCCTGGAGAAGTTTGGAAACCCAACCAACTGTGAAATGTGCAACAAGAACTCCTCCTTCAACACCGAAAACAACTTGAACAAGATTTACAATAACCTCAAGCTGTGCTACCTTTGCATTTACGAGTTTAAGAAGAACGACTACTACATGAAGAAGAAATTCAAAAAGCACAAGAAGCCACAGGACGGCCAGcctgaaaataaataa
- a CDS encoding U5 snRNP-specific component (DIM1) (Tap152h01.q1c.C.cand.21 - score = 30.54;~SMART pfam:DIM1 (PF02966) at aa 2-190, E()=6.70e-69;~1 probable transmembrane helix predicted for TA03015 by TMHMM2.0 at aa 163-185), giving the protein MSYMLQHLRSGWAVDQAIVTEEERVVVSFIKIYLHILHFYCIRFGHDYDPECIKMDELLYKIAEDVKNFCVIYLVDITEVPDFNGMYELYDPVSVMFFYRFELNYIKLIHFLRSNYFHSRNKHMMVDLGTGNNNKINWAMNNKQELIDIIETIYRGARRGTFFNHCLLFFFSFYSIHNIGRGLVISPKDYSTKYRY; this is encoded by the exons atgtcTTATATGTTACAGCACTTACGCTCTGGTTGGGCAGtg GACCAGGCCATAGTGACTGAGGAGGAAAGGGTAGTCGTAagttttattaaaatttacttacacattttacatttttat TGTATACGTTTTGGTCACGATTACGACCCTGAATGCATAAAGATGGATGAATTACTGTATAAAATAGCTGAAGATGTTAAGAATTTCTGTGTAATTTATCTT GTTGATATTACTGAAGTTCCAGATTTTAATGGAATGTACGAGCTTTACGATCCCGTTTCAGTGATGTTTTTCTATAGGTTTGaacttaattatattaaattaatccATTTTCTAAGATCTAACTATTTTCATTCTAGGAATAAACACATGATGGTTGATCTCGGCACTGGTAACAATAATAAGATAAATTGGGCCATGAATAACAAGCAGGAACTAATAGATATCATTGAGACTATTTATCGAGGTGCAAGGAGAGGTACATTCTTTAATCACTGTTTACTTTTCTTTTTTTCCTTCTATTCCATACACAATATAGGGCGGGGTTTGGTCATTTCTCCCAAAGATTATTCCACCAAATATCgttattag
- a CDS encoding DEAD-box family helicase, putative (Tap152h01.q1c.cand.21 - score = 212.81;~SMART DEXDc (SM00487) at aa 301-485, E()=1.50e-34; AAA (SM00382) at aa 318-457, E()=4.98e-03; HELICc (SM00490) at aa 526-633, E()=1.38e-15; pfam:HA2 (PF04408) at aa 692-787, E()=1.40e-30), whose translation MEGGSSSSKEPPKIVSPSSNTSDNTSSLVSNTTGKSKEDSKGDVPYYEKYLYEMDLAVEASKGRNLNLKDNPNYLKRLRDEARRSYLERREEERLELARRELGEKEIVYDSKLRRDEFIQKSLKLDRERVKLAETAIKTRPTDSSVITYELPDSYDEDNLKRLEVIKKKQLSKGKDKPVSEQDLWESKLYKYGITNFGVVEEESKGRKLEEDSENKLIGDLSNFKDLVGDSINFILDSKMPEVSLTNIVQNHLDFESTSVSSTSDEESDTISREKRTSNKYLSRLEKLKKKQHKLMLQERQKLPIYYYRTELLSAIKKYKTLIVVGETGSGKTTQIPQYLHEVGYSKAGVIGITQPRRVAAMSVATRVSKELNVKMGSIVGYSIRFEDYTGSNTKIKYMTDGILLREFTSNPTLENYSVIIIDEAHERTLHTDVIFGLVKDLIRYRDDFRLIISSATLEAEKFALYFDNAPIFKIPGRRYPVQIYYTKAPEANYLDASIITILQIHLTQPIDGDILVFLPGQQEIEYIQEELIARLKNRKDIRELIILSIYSSLPSDMQNKIFEPTPENSRKVILSTNISETSITLDNIVYVIDTGFCKLSLYSPKTGLDSLIVVPCSKANANQRSGRAGRVRAGHCFRLYTKLSYDKEMDDNHEPEIKRVNLSSVVLLLKSIGIDDLLNFDFMDPPSPESLINSLELIYSLGCLNDSGELTKLGKIMSELPLDPMYSKSLLFSIQHKCHEDIIIILSMLIQSNNIFYIPKDRRIHAENNYKNFYNNNSDHLMLLNVYNQWKENDFSIAWCYENYLQYKSLIQIQNIIQQLQNLITRLNLIDGDSVNGDVQNNKKDKELGSNMNYNEVIMKCIVSGFFVNVAVKNEKKSEKNYKTIKSKQLVYVHPNSSVFKQNIKFVVYNDLVLTTKHFIRQVSEIQAKWLMELAPHYYQNIKF comes from the exons atggaaGGGGGTTCATCAAGTTCAAAGGAGCCTCCAAAGATAGTCTCACCCTCAAGTAACACATCTGATAATACTTCAAGTTTAGTTAGTAATACCACAGGGAAGAGTAAAGAAGATAGTAAAGGAGATGTGCCTTATTATGAGAAGTATTTGTATGAAATGGATCTAGCAGTGGAGGCCAGTAAGGGCAGAAACCTTAATTTGAAAGATAATCCGAACTATCTAAAAAGGTTACGAGATGAGGCCCGCAGGTCGTATTTGGAAAGACGTGAAGAGGAGAGACTTGAGTTGGCTAGAAGAGAACTAGGAGAGAAGGAAATAGTGTACGATAGTAAACTTAGAAGAGACGAGTTCATACAAAAGTCGCTTAAACTTGATAGGGAGAGAGTAAAATTAGCTGAAACAGCAATTAAAACTAGACCAACAGACTCTAGTGTAATAACATATGAGCTGCCAGATAGCTATGACGAggataatttgaaaaggtTGGAAGTGATAAAGAAGAAACAGCTTTCAAAGGGGAAAGATAAGCCAGTGAGTGAGCAGGACTTGTGGGAGAGCAAGCTGTACAAGTACGGAATAACGAACTTTGGTGTTGTAGAAGAGGAATCAAAGGGACGAAAACTTGAAGAAGATTCTGAAAATAAGTTAATTGGCGActtaagtaattttaagGACCTGGTGGGAGACTCGATAAACTTTATATTGGACTCTAAGATGCCTGAAGTGAGCCTAACAAACATCGTACAAAATCATCTTGATTTTGAGAGTACAAGTGTGAGTTCTACAAGTGATGAAGAGTCTGATACGATTAGCAGGGAGAAAAGGACGAGTAATAAGTATTTGAGTAGACTTGAgaaattgaagaaaaaaCAACATAAACTTATGCTACAGGAAAGGCAGAAATTGCCTATATACTATTACAGAACTGAGCTCTTAAGCGCTATAAAGAAGTATAAAACTTTGATTGTTGTCGGCGAGACTGGTAGCGGTAAGACAACTCAGATCCCGCAGTACTTGCACGAAGTTGGCTACTCCAAAGCCGGGGTCATAGGGATCACCCAGCCCAGAAGAGTCGCAGCGATGTCGGTAGCAACACGCGTGAGCAAGGAATTGAATGTTAAAATGGGTTCAATAGTCGGCTACTCTATCAGATTTGAGGATTATACAGGCTCAAATACTAAGATTAAGTACATGACTGATGGTATTCTTCTGAGGGAATTCACCTCAAACCCAACGCTGGAAAATTACTCAGTAATCATCATAGACGAGGCACATGAAAGAACATTGCACACCGATGTCATCTTCGGTCTCGTTAAGGACTTAATTAGATATAGAGATGACTTTAGactaattatttcatcaGCCACATTAGAGGCAGAGAAATTTGCTCTGTACTTCGATAATGCCCCTATATTCAA AATACCTGGAAGAAGATACCCGGTCCAAATATACTATACAAAGGCACCGGAGGCCAATTACCTGGACGCCTCAATAATCACAATTCTACAAATCCACTTGACACAGCCAATCGATGGCgatattttagtttttttGCCAGGTCAACAAGAGATTGAATATATACAAGAGGAACTAATCGCaag ACTGAAGAATAGAAAGGATATAAGGGAGCTTATCATATTGTCTATATATTCATCACTGCCCAGTGATATGcagaataaaatatttgagCCGACTCCAGAAAATTCCAGAAAAGTAATTCTCTCAACCAATATCTCGGAAACTTCAATCACACTGGATAATATCGTATACGTAATTGACACGggattttgtaaattaagtCTTTATTCCCCTAAAACAG GTCTGGATAGTTTAATAGTAGTACCATGTTCAAAAGCAAATGCGAATCAAAGAAGTGGTAGGGCAGGCAGAGTTAGAGCAGGCCACTGCTTCCGTTTATATACGAAATTGTCGTATGATAAGGAAATGGATGATAATCATGAACCTGAAATAAAAAGAGTTAATCTGTCATCTGTGGTTCTTCTATTGAAATCTATAG gAATCGATGATTTGTTAAACTTTGATTTTATGGATCCTCCAAGTCCTGAAAGCTTAATAAATTCTCTGgagttaatttattcactTGGATGTCTTAACGATTCGGGAGAACTAACAAAACTGGGTAAAATCATGTCGGAACTACCACTAGACCCAATGTACTCCAAAAGCTTGCTCTTCTCAATTCAGCATAAATGCCATGaagatattattataatactaTCAATGCTCATTCAGA GtaacaatatattttatataccGAAGGATAGGAGAATACATGCTGAGAATAATTACAAGAATTTTTACAACAATAATAGTGACCATTTGATGTTGCTGAATGTGTATAACCAGTGGAAAGAGAACGATTTTTCAATCGCCTGGTGCTACGAAAACTACCTCCAGTACAAATCACTAATCCAAATACAAAACATTATACAACAACTACAGAATTTGATTACAAGGTTAAATTTGATTGATGGCGATTCAGTTAATGGTGACGTtcaaaataacaaaaaagACAAGGAACTTGGCTCGAATATGAACTACAATGAAGTTATAATGAAGTGTATAGTGAGTGGGTTCTTTGTCAACGTGGCGGTCAAGAACGAGAAAAAGAGCGAAAAGAACTACAAGACGATTAAGAGTAAACAACTCGTCTATGTTCATCCAAATTCTTCAGTTTTTAAGCAAAATATTAAGTTTGTTGTTTACAACGATTTGGTTCTAACCACTAAGCACTTCATCAGGCAAGTCTCTGAAATTCAGGCAAAGTGGCTCATGGAGTTAGCTCCGCACTACTaccaaaatattaaattttaa